Sequence from the Podarcis raffonei isolate rPodRaf1 chromosome 16, rPodRaf1.pri, whole genome shotgun sequence genome:
agtccccatgCAGCCATGGACCTCACTGGGTGAGCTGGGGCCAGTCTCCCACtcccagcctaagctacctcacagggttgttgtgagagacAGTGAGtgccccaaggtcacacccacaaagaatcatagatgagtggagatttgaaccccagACTCTCAGCCAGTGGCATAACGTGGGTTGCCAGCACACAGGGCGGGGcggtgcagggagggagggagggagggagggagggagggagggagggagacggaATACGCATATGCATTCAGCTGCCTAACAGCGTCTGCGTCAACCAAGAGATTGCAGCCATAGAGATAAGGAAAGAAGAGTCGTTCCATCGTCTGGAAAGCTCTTTTCCTGGTttccatggagaagctgttttcaatggagcccaggaaTGGAagcgcacagctgtattgaggcagcactgagtGTTGAAATTTTatgccccctaacaattttgctccTGGGGCGACTGGCCctgtgctccccacccccaaatactgCACCACTGCTCTTGGCTCCAACACTGCAACAATCACACCAAGGGTTGCTTCTCGGTAGAGTAGGGTTGACatattccaaaaaaagtttggggggggttgttaaGCTTTATTTAGTTTTGCAAGATCTCAAAAACGAAagaaagtttttgagctattttaaattaaattcgCCCAAattgacatgggttgccatacactcTGACATTTCAGTGGTTTCCTCCCGGACACTGTTTCTGACATCGGAATttcggctatgtctgggaaattcaaaTACTTGACCTAGATGAGAATGAACTTCTAAGATGGAAGGAGGTGCGTGAAGAAGCTAATCTTCCATAGTCTCCCAGGAAAGAGATTGAATATAGAAAAGGCAGTAACACTGCAGTTTGTCAGACTGAGGTTGAAATAAGACAGCAAATGATTTCCAAGTTCAATGTTTATTTCTTATTCTTTTGCCAAAGCATTGCATTCCAAGATAGTGAATGCGGATAGGGGTTTGTGAATATTTGGAAGGTTAGTATCCAACACTCCTCTGACGTCTCCTGGAGGATTTGCTGGACCTATTTTTTCCAGTGGCCAAGGGGACGCCCTTCTTACTTGCGGAGTTTCTCATGAGTTTCAGCAATGAATTTTGCAACCAGGCGTCCCACTTCAGCAAAACTCAGTTTGCCATCCTTGTTTATGTCTGCCTCCTCGAAGAGCTGgtctctcttttgttgcttcaaGGGAGACTGCAGTGTTGGGGGTGGAGAAATGGAGGAGAGAAGACTTCAGATGTGTTTGTtgcatttccccagccacaaGTAATACGTATAAAAATTCATATGCTACAGTAAAGTgtgctctacacacacacacacacacacaccatatatctacacaataataacaaacaaaaatgcagcatATTAGGGAaaggtgctttgcaaaaatgggtatattgggcaaaaatgcatacaaaaatatctTTAATAGGAAAGAATTAcaataaacattttttgaaaaaatgcagcGCAAATGGGGAGAGTGGAATTTAAGACTGAAGAGACTGAAACAGACATAGCTGCCCACCCCTAGATATGCTTTGTTTTCAGAGTAGCTGAGCATCCTTCAAAGCAGAGACCTGGTGAGATTTCAGCTCCTCCCCGTCTTAACGTGGCAGAAGGAACCCTGCACATTGGTGCCAATGGGTGTCCCAGGCCCTTGAGTGGCCAGAATTTGCCCCTGCCTCTTTTTATCTCCCCTCACCTCATCAGTGTCAGGAAACTGCTCCTCCAGCATCTTCTTAAATGCCTGCTTGTCAAGGCTGTCAGAATTCCCAGAGTACGTGTGGTAGAGGTCTATGTATTGTTCAGCAAGTTGTTGCAACTGAGTCTTGGGCTTGGACATTCCGAAGGGCTTCTGGTGGCAACCTGGGAATTGATAGGAACACATGAGCGGCTCTGCCTgggtagttcagttggttagagcatgctgctgataacacaaaggttacaggtttgatccccatatgggacagcttcttattcctgcaatgcagggagttgGGACCagattatcctcagggtccccttccaactttgcaattctatgattcttcaggATCAATAAGGTGGTGTCCATCTGACCTACGTAACACAGGACAGCTCTCTATTTGAATTCTGTTTTTCATTTAGCTCATTTACATGTTGTTCATATGGTTACATGTACAACGACTTCCATATTGATTAGTTACATTACTTAAATACTGAAGTTTCTAACGCAAACAGGCAACATGTATTGGGGACTATCTTTAAAGAATGTAATTTTGCCATCATGCAATAAGAGAAATAACCCCAGGATGTGCACTCCCAACAGACctgtttgttatttttgttttttagttgGTTAAGATCCGGCCTTAAATTGCAATACACAGGGGGTTTTTTGATCCGGAACTCAGCAAAagtcaggtgggcgccattgccattataagagaacaagtgaggcattcacggtgagttccagcacttcttttccTAGAAAAGTGTAATACATGTTTTCTGCCTAAGTATCTGTCAAAACTCGAAAAACTCAAAAATAGAAAGATAAATATCTCAAGTAGATAAGCAAAATCTGGAGACCTAGTAAACATGGTGAAATTGACTAATACAGTCAGGGGCAAAGAGAGTGGACAGCCTTGGAACTGTTTTCTTCAGAAATGGAGAGTTTTCATAATGTGTTGGTGCAACAGAGTGCAAGGAAATGGTTGCTGTTAAATGTACATCCATAGGTGCTGCCAGGGATACTCTTAAATGTCTTGGTCTGGACACCTCCAAGTTATTCTGTTAGCACAAGAATCTCCACTTGCATAACAGAACTTCACCTAGGCTctctttccacccccctgctcccaccccccccccaaaaaaaaactgctccagagggttgggaaaaCTCTTAGAACAGATTTGGTGGGGGTGatagggaggggagagggaaggccATCAACCAAGCTCCAGAGAGCGATGGAGCTGCAAAGAGTGTCCCCTTGGCCAATCATGTCACTTGAGAGGGTccgtagggaaggaggcagcccttgagataaaTAAGGAGTGAgacattcagggctttaaacaccaatgtgagcaccttgaattgggctggAGCAGCTGCAATGATGGGGAACTTACAATCCTTCAAAGGTTCCTGGACTTTGTCATTCTTGTccgttgaccatgctggctggggctggttggAGTTGGAATCCTGAGCATCTGGAGCCTTGCCTACAGATTTTTCGTCCCTGCCCTAGCTGATAATCTCAAGAAGATTTATCACCCTATGTCCAATGTATTACCCAACAAGAACCCAAGAAAGCTTCCCATAGTCTTCAGCTTACCTCGGTGGTGGTGAACAAGAGAGTTCGAATGCGCCAAAGTTGGATGAAGAGCCCTAAATCGCTCCCACCTCTTATACCCCACCTAGAAACCTGCTCCCACCCCCCTCCACTTGCGAAATGTTTGCTCCTTCTCAAATGACACTCCCCGGTTGCACACATTAACCACAAGCACCCTGCGCTCAAGGTATCTGAGGAATATCTTCTCTCAGCAAGACACCTTTGGGGGCTGGGGTTCCCTCCTTGCAGCTTGTGGCCAATCACTGTCCGTCATTTAGGAGCCCCAAGTTTACAGCCTCTGGTCAACATTGCATTCTTAGAATTCATAAAACATATTGCAGTTAAACTGTTTTGTGGATATAGGTAGGGCCCGAAGTTTCTGAAAACAACATGCATTCTTGTGCATGCTTTATCCTCATATGGGACAGCTTCTTATTTCTGCAATTCCAGGAGTTGAGACtgggtgatcctcagggtctcttccaactcggcaattctatgatttttcaGGATCAACAATAGTGTCCATGTGTCCTACCTAACACAGGACAGCTCTCTATTTGAATTCTGTTTTTTATGTAGCTCATTTAATTGTGGCTCATATGGCTTACATATACAGTGACTTACATATTAATTATAGTATTTTTGGTGTATAACATGCACCCGTGTAAAAAACGCCCCTTATTTTCTGAGAATCAAAATTAAGAATATGCACTATGCACTATCAGTGTATAAGATGACACCATATTTTaaacttcaattttttttaaaaaaaatagtcttatacacaAAAAAATAGTTATTTCATTACTTAGATCCTGAAGTGTCTAAAAGTCAATGGACAAGGATGACAATGTACGGCAAGCTTTGGAAGATTGTAAGCAGCTCCagcccagttcaaggtgctcacattggtgtttaaagccctaaatgtcttGCTCCCTaattatctcaagggctgcctccttccctacagaccctctcaagTGACATGATTGGCCAAAGGGACCCTCTTTGCAGCTCCATCGCTCTCTGGAGATTGGTTGGTGACAGTGGCCTGGGGGAGggccttccctctcccctccctgtcaTCTTcaccaaatctgttctgggagtttccccaaccctctgaagcagatgtAGGGGGGGGGAGGCTAGGGAGATAAGAAAGGTAAGGTTCTGTTTATGTAAGTTGAGATTCTTGTGCTAACAGAATAACTTGGAGGTGTCCAGACCAAGACATTTAAGAGTATCCCTGGCATCATCTATGGATTTACATTTAACAACAACCATTTCCTTGCACCAACGCATTATGAAAACTCTCCATTTCTGAAGAAAACAGTTCCAAGGCTGTCCACTGTCTCTGCCCCCGGCTGTATTAGTCAATTTCACCATGTTTACTAGGTCTCCAGAACTGCATATCCACTTGAGATGTTTATCTTTCTATTTTTGAGTTTTTCGAGTTTTGACAGATACTTAGGCAGAAAACATGTATTACCCTTTTCTAggaaaagaagtgctggaactcaccgtgaatgcctcacttgttctcttataatggcaatggtgcccacctgactTTTGCTGAGTTCCGGCTCAAAAAAACCCCTGTGTATCACAATTTAAGCCCAGATCTTTAACTGACTAAAAAACGAAAATAACAGACCGGTTTGTCAGGAGTGCACATCCTGATATCATTTGCATTTCTCTGCATCATGGCAAAACTATGTTCTTTTAAGATAGTCCCAATACATATTGCGTGTTTGCAGTAGAAACTTGGGTAAGTAGATAATGGAAATAATCAATATGTAAGTAGTTATATATGTAagtcatgggtagacaaactaaggcccaggggccagatgcagcccaatcgccttctaaatctggcccacagacagtccaggaatcagcatgtttttccaagagtagaatatgtccttttatttaaaaggcatctctgggttatttgtggggcctgcctggtgtttttacatgagtagaatgtgcggttttatttaaaatgcatctttgggttatttgtggggcataggaattcattcattcccccccaaaaaaaaatagtccgtcccctcacaaggtctgagggacagtggaccggccccctgctgaaaaagtttgctgacccctgatgtaagtCATATGACTTACTTTGATatcactttgacgtcctttcgaactgctaggttggcaggagcagggaccgagcagcgggagctcaccccatcgcggggattcgaaccgccgaccttctgattggcaagtcctaggctctgtggtttaacctacagtgcctcCCGTGTCCCTCAAGTCATATGAACAACACTTAAATGAGCTAAATAAAAAATAGAGTTCAAATAGAGAACTGCCCTGGGCTAAATAGGACACATGGacaccttagaatcatagaattgcaaagttggaagcgaccctgagGATAATCTGGTCCcaacttcctgcattgcaggaataagAAGCTGTCCCAAGAAtcacggaattgtagagttgaactgagagagacagtgtggtatagtgatTAGAGCGCTAGACTAGGcactggaagaccagggttcaagtccccactcagccatgaaattcactgggtgaACTGAGGCCAgtctctcccagcctaacctaatACAtaagggttgttgtggagataaaatgaggaggaggagaattatgtacagaaccttgagctccttggaagaaagaggGGAGATAAATACAAGAAATAAATCAAACAAAGCCTCGTCTCCTAGCCACCACACCAGAGGAGGTTTCTATTGACGGATCCCTGAGCAAGGACTAGATGCCCACATGTATCGCAAACAACCTGCAAGGTAGGCAGAGGTGTGTGAAGAAGCTAATCTTCCATAGTCTCCCAGGCAAGAGATTGAATATAGAAAAGGCAGTAACACTGCAGTTTGTCAGACTGAGGTTGAAATAAGACACCCAGTGATTTCCAagtaaaatgtttatttcttaTTCTTTTGCCAAAGCAATTACATTCCACGCTAGTGAATGCGGATAGGGGTTTGTGAATATTTGGGAGGTTAGTATCCAACACTCCTCTGACGTCTCCTGGAGGATTTGCTGGGCCATTTTCCCAGTGGCCAGGGGGACGCCCTTCTTACTTGTGGAGTTTGTCATGAGTTTCAGCGATAAATTTTGCAATCAGGTGGCCCACTTCAACAAAACTCAGTTTGCCATCCTTGCTTATGTCCGCCTCCTTGAAGAGCTGGTCCCTCTTTTGTTTCTTCAAGGGAGACTGCAGTGttaggggtggggaaatggaggggagaaGACTTCAAATGTGATTGTTGCATTtccccagccaagtaatatgtataAAAATTCATATGCTACAGTAAGATGTGCAcaaatatatctatctatctatctatcatcaatcaTCAATCATCTCTCTATCTTTTTaattaaatgttctgttttacaatttaaagtactcatttttacatccttaaaatatcaattacTTCCCTTCTTTATCATCtttcatctctatctatcatttatatatttatctatAATCCATCTATCTGTCTATATCGATCATCTATGCaataataacatacaaaaatgcagcatattagggaaatatgctttgcaaaaatgtgtacggtatattgggcaaaaatgcatacaaaaatacgTTTAATAGGAAAGAAttacaataaacattttttttaaatggaacgTAAATGGGGAGAACGGAATTTAAGACTCAAAAGATACTGGAACAGACATATCTGCCCTTCCCTAGATATGCTTTGTTTTCAGAGTAGCTGAGCATGCTCCAAAGCAGAGACCTGGTGAGATTTCAGCTCCTCCCCGTCTTAACATGGCAGAAGGAACCCTGCACATTGGTGCCAATGGGTGTTCCAGGCTCTTTTTTGCCCATTTGCCCCTGCTGCTTCTTATCTCCCCCTCACCTCATCAGTGTCAGGAAACTGCTCGTCCAGCATCTTCTTAAATGCCTGCCTGTCAAGGCTGTCAGAATTCCCAGAGTACGTGTGGTAGAGATCTATGTATTGTTCAGCAAGTTGTTGCAACTGAGTCTTGGGCTTGGACATTCCGAAGGGCTTCTGGTGGCAACCTGGGAATTGATAGGAACACATGAGTGGCTCTGCCTGGATTATTTgttggatagctcaattggttagagcgtAGCGCTGATAACAGCAAGGCTGCTGGTTTTAtacccatatggggcagctgcatattcctacattgcagggagttgagactagattatcctcagggtcccttccaaatctttgATTTTATAATTcttcaggataataataataataataataataataataataataataataataaattttatttatattccgccctccccagccgaagccgggctcagggcggctaacaacaatcaaataatcaaacaatcaaataaaccaacattctaaaaatatttcattataaaaattaattgaaagcaagttgatggcaaccattaagcaaaactctgtgcaggttgccagaggagggagtcaggctgcgccctgaccaaaggcctggtggaacaactctgtcttgcaggccctgcggaaggatgtcaggtcccgcagggccctagtctcttgtgacagagcgttccaccagattggagccgcagccgagaaggccctggctctagttgaggccagcctaacctctctgaggcctgggaccttcaggatgtttttatttgcggaccgtaggtttctttgtggggcataccaggagaggcggtcccgtaggtacgagggtcctaggccgtatagggctttaaaggttaaaaccagcaccttaaacctgatcctgtactccaccgggagccagtgcagctgatatagcaccggatgaatgtggtctcgcagcgaagaccccataaggagtctcgccgcggcattctgcggATTAAGAATAGAGTGACCATGTCTCCTACTTAGCACAGGACAGCTCTCCATTTgaattctgtttttttatttagttCATTTAAGTGTTGTTCAGATGGCTTACCTGTAGAACTACTTACATATTCATTGATTGCATTATCTACTTAC
This genomic interval carries:
- the LOC128403727 gene encoding protein MRP-126-like; translated protein: MSKPKTQLQQLAEQYIDLYHTYSGNSDSLDKQAFKKMLEEQFPDTDESPLKQQKRDQLFEEADINKDGKLSFAEVGRLVAKFIAETHEKLRK
- the LOC128403728 gene encoding protein MRP-126-like, coding for MSKPKTQLQQLAEQYIDLYHTYSGNSDSLDRQAFKKMLDEQFPDTDESPLKKQKRDQLFKEADISKDGKLSFVEVGHLIAKFIAETHDKLHK